The Nitrospira sp. genome has a segment encoding these proteins:
- a CDS encoding efflux RND transporter periplasmic adaptor subunit yields the protein MTKPRMLITAALGQTGFQAALLRIEKRFPVCNFAKRRADLRRSSVIGDRPLSSIVNVRGKFLACLLLPLTMFLGCNHQDEQSRQISRPVKVVRISDEAAAGVMSFAGEVRARYETTLAFRVSGKMLHRPVEVGDRVHKGQRLARLDSNDYRLGTDALNAQLKSAQAEQDFARDDLTRYRELLNLRVISPAEFDRHDTAYITARERVAALNAQLGQATNQLQYTDLLADRDGVVTALEAEIGQVVAAGQPVVKLARLDEKEIHIDIPEQRVAGIELYQTVRVTLWAGGDRQITARIREIAAAADPASRTYRVKATLLEGQDEARLGKTATVWIPLTTPPRIAVPLSAVFTPQNESGRPRVWLVDEQAGTVRSVPVQLGEALDGERIVVAGVVSGQLVVSAGVQRLAEGQAVRLPEQVAVAMQGFVAESKEDQP from the coding sequence ATGACAAAACCAAGAATGTTGATCACGGCAGCGCTCGGGCAAACTGGGTTCCAAGCCGCATTGCTACGGATCGAGAAGAGGTTCCCGGTGTGTAATTTTGCGAAACGACGAGCAGACCTCCGGCGGTCTTCAGTCATCGGAGACAGACCACTGTCATCGATCGTGAACGTGCGAGGCAAATTCCTTGCTTGCCTGCTGCTGCCACTCACGATGTTTCTTGGGTGCAACCATCAAGACGAGCAATCCCGGCAGATTTCCCGGCCCGTGAAGGTCGTCCGAATCAGCGATGAGGCCGCCGCAGGGGTGATGAGTTTCGCCGGGGAAGTACGGGCACGATACGAGACGACCTTAGCCTTCCGGGTATCGGGCAAAATGCTTCACCGTCCCGTTGAGGTGGGAGATCGCGTGCACAAAGGTCAGCGCTTAGCGAGGCTGGATTCCAACGATTATCGACTTGGAACGGACGCACTTAACGCTCAGCTCAAATCCGCCCAGGCCGAACAGGATTTTGCCCGGGATGATCTGACACGTTACCGTGAACTCCTGAACCTGCGGGTCATTAGTCCAGCCGAGTTCGACCGGCATGACACCGCTTACATCACCGCGCGGGAACGGGTCGCGGCGCTGAACGCTCAACTGGGCCAAGCGACCAACCAATTACAGTACACCGATCTCCTGGCGGATCGGGACGGCGTGGTGACGGCGCTGGAAGCCGAGATCGGGCAGGTGGTGGCTGCCGGTCAGCCGGTCGTCAAGCTGGCCCGGCTTGATGAGAAGGAAATCCATATCGATATCCCTGAGCAGCGTGTGGCTGGAATCGAACTCTACCAGACAGTCCGCGTGACCTTGTGGGCCGGCGGCGACAGGCAAATCACGGCACGTATTCGCGAGATCGCGGCGGCGGCCGACCCGGCCAGCCGCACCTATCGAGTCAAGGCGACACTGCTTGAGGGACAGGATGAAGCACGGCTCGGTAAGACGGCGACGGTGTGGATTCCGTTGACTACCCCACCGCGCATCGCCGTTCCACTCTCCGCCGTATTTACCCCTCAGAACGAGTCTGGACGGCCGCGTGTATGGCTGGTGGACGAGCAGGCTGGCACGGTCAGATCCGTGCCGGTTCAGCTGGGCGAGGCACTGGACGGAGAGCGCATTGTCGTCGCGGGAGTCGTGTCCGGACAATTGGTCGTCAGCGCCGGCGTCCAGCGCCTAGCTGAAGGACAGGCGGTGCGCCTGCCGGAACAGGTCGCGGTGGCCATGCAAGGCTTCGTCGCCGAAAGCAAGGAGGATCAGCCATGA
- a CDS encoding efflux RND transporter permease subunit, whose protein sequence is MKDFNLSEWALKHRSITGFFMVLVLLGGILAYSQLGQREDPTFTFRVMVVKTFYPGATALETEQQVTDRLEKKIQELPNLDFIRSYSKSGESVIFVTPREDTPAKEIADLWYQVRKKVGDIRMSLPPGIVGPFFNDEFGDTYSLLYTFSGEGFSYAELKAAADSARQQILRVKDVEKVDLIGVQDEKIYVEFSDKKLAELGLDAASVAQVLQAQNGMVPAGTVFSSQRNLPIRLTGPFDSVDSVANLAVRLEGRTIRVSDFAKVTRGYTDPPEFKMRFNGKEAIGLGVTMHKKGDVLELGKALETTMTWIEGELPVGVEVERVADQSRVVKTAIGEFLRTFFEALAAVLLVSFLSLGFRTGSVVGLTVPLVLAGTLLCMWLLDMEIHRISLGALILGLGLLVDDAMIAIEMMARKLEEGWDRMRAATFAYRATAFPMLTGTLITIAGFLPVGLAKSQAGEYTVAIFQVMAISLSLSWIGAVVFTPYLGFLMLKIKGKGDTSDHDLFDTPFYNRLRRWVDRCVEHRKTVIIGTAALFGVGVATLTQVPEQFFPLSNRPEVIIDLWLPEGSAFAQTEAVAKRMETLLATDEDVVNYAAYVGSGSPRFFLLIVQQLVNTNLAEFVVMTRDNVARERVMQRIRLAFATDFPEVRGRAMRLNVGPPMDYPLVFRVFGEDPKIVRTIADRVAEVVRANPNAVDVNDDWHDRIPSSRLVLDQDKARALGVSTLNLSQTLQAHYTGIPVGQFREDDKLIDIVWRAQKNLRGAAHELPDVAVRTANGKSMPLAQLVTSETVFEDGVRWRRNRFPAISVRADVVDGMLAPDVAAQIVPKLEPIKDNLPAGYFIETGAAKEDAWIAQKSILIWIPLVVIATLILLMMQLQNLSRTFLVFVTAPLGVIGAAFALLLFGAPFGFVALLGIIALAGMIMRNSVILVDQIEQDEKAGRDTWTAIVESTVRRFRPILLTAAAAILAMIPLSRNDFFGPQAIAIMGGLTIATILTVFFLPALYAAWFRVTRNHAHADASPAGSNKLVFPRDSVMVDGAIAVTTRYSLPLVVLTIVMLVGCTPTRVSDRVPLSIPTDWNHAPGVQDNSNQTDLKEWWRGFRDPLLNELIIEALAANHDLRIATARVREANAIVTVAESALYPSVDFFSFGGREKRIDRIIAVPNGQGGTQLVIPTVNVGTGGLAARWEVDVFGARHLEAEATGAQAAGTEEERHGVQVGLVAQVATNYLELRGAQERTAILRENIDIQRERLRTLQAFYRAGLTKETEVSRQEALLHSTESALPGLNAAEVTLIHRLSLLLGESPAKLEHRLVAAAVHPSDLPSIPNMLPSSLLLQRPDLRLAQTEVSAAAASLGAARADLFPKLVLSASGGIGALAVGGYPTLVEGVYALGAGLTAPIFNAGRIRAHIAAADARLDQVAAKYEKTFLLALEDVENAFVAHTSSKERREQLLKAETAAEKTYRSSEALYQRGASDYLSLLDAQRTKLSINDERVKAETAVRVSLVSLSRAFGGGWAVDAQ, encoded by the coding sequence ATGAAGGATTTCAATCTGAGCGAGTGGGCACTCAAACATCGCTCCATCACCGGTTTTTTCATGGTGCTGGTGCTGCTCGGTGGAATTCTCGCCTATTCCCAGCTGGGACAGCGGGAAGACCCGACGTTCACCTTCCGGGTGATGGTCGTGAAAACCTTCTATCCTGGGGCAACCGCGCTGGAAACAGAGCAACAGGTGACCGACCGCCTGGAAAAGAAAATCCAGGAACTACCCAATCTAGACTTCATCCGCAGCTACTCGAAATCCGGCGAATCGGTCATTTTTGTCACACCCCGTGAAGATACGCCGGCTAAAGAAATTGCCGATCTCTGGTATCAAGTGCGCAAGAAGGTCGGTGACATCCGCATGAGCTTGCCGCCCGGCATCGTCGGCCCCTTCTTCAATGACGAGTTCGGCGACACCTACAGCCTCCTCTATACCTTTTCCGGGGAAGGCTTCAGCTACGCCGAGCTGAAAGCTGCGGCAGATTCGGCTCGACAGCAGATCTTGCGCGTCAAGGATGTCGAGAAAGTCGATCTCATCGGCGTCCAGGACGAAAAGATTTACGTCGAGTTTTCCGACAAGAAGCTGGCCGAACTGGGTCTGGACGCCGCATCAGTCGCTCAAGTACTCCAGGCGCAGAATGGCATGGTGCCGGCGGGAACAGTGTTTTCTTCACAGCGCAATCTCCCCATACGACTCACCGGCCCATTCGACTCGGTGGATAGCGTGGCGAACCTGGCGGTACGTCTCGAAGGCCGGACCATCAGGGTCAGCGATTTCGCCAAGGTGACGCGGGGCTACACCGATCCGCCGGAATTCAAGATGCGCTTCAACGGCAAGGAAGCCATCGGTCTCGGCGTGACCATGCACAAGAAAGGCGATGTGCTGGAACTGGGCAAAGCGCTTGAAACCACCATGACTTGGATCGAGGGGGAACTTCCGGTGGGGGTCGAGGTCGAACGGGTCGCCGATCAATCGCGCGTGGTCAAAACGGCCATCGGCGAATTCCTGCGCACCTTCTTCGAGGCGCTGGCGGCGGTGCTGCTCGTCAGCTTCCTGAGTCTCGGGTTTCGCACCGGCTCCGTCGTCGGGCTGACAGTGCCTCTGGTTCTGGCCGGAACGTTGCTGTGCATGTGGCTCTTGGACATGGAAATCCATCGCATTTCGCTGGGCGCCTTGATTCTCGGGTTGGGCCTTCTGGTGGACGACGCCATGATTGCGATCGAGATGATGGCGCGCAAACTCGAAGAAGGGTGGGATCGGATGCGCGCCGCGACTTTTGCCTACCGCGCTACGGCGTTTCCCATGCTGACCGGAACCTTGATCACCATTGCCGGCTTTCTACCGGTAGGCCTGGCTAAGTCGCAAGCCGGTGAATACACGGTGGCGATTTTTCAGGTGATGGCCATCTCGCTGTCCCTATCGTGGATCGGTGCGGTGGTCTTCACACCCTATCTGGGCTTCCTGATGCTTAAAATCAAGGGCAAGGGGGACACATCCGACCACGACCTTTTTGACACGCCGTTCTATAATCGCTTGCGCCGCTGGGTGGATCGTTGCGTGGAACATCGCAAGACAGTGATCATTGGGACAGCCGCGCTGTTCGGCGTCGGCGTCGCAACTTTGACCCAAGTCCCCGAACAGTTTTTCCCGTTGTCCAATCGGCCGGAAGTCATCATCGACCTGTGGCTGCCGGAGGGCAGTGCCTTCGCGCAAACTGAAGCGGTCGCCAAGCGCATGGAGACGCTGCTTGCCACAGATGAGGATGTGGTGAATTACGCGGCTTATGTCGGCAGCGGCAGCCCGAGGTTTTTCCTCCTGATCGTGCAACAACTGGTCAATACCAACCTCGCCGAATTCGTCGTGATGACGCGTGACAACGTGGCCCGCGAACGGGTCATGCAACGCATCCGCCTGGCTTTCGCCACGGATTTCCCGGAAGTGCGGGGACGCGCCATGCGGCTCAATGTCGGGCCACCGATGGACTATCCGCTCGTGTTCAGGGTGTTCGGTGAAGATCCCAAGATCGTTCGAACCATCGCCGACCGGGTGGCCGAGGTCGTGCGCGCCAACCCCAACGCGGTGGATGTGAACGACGACTGGCACGATCGCATTCCTTCGTCTCGTCTCGTACTCGATCAGGACAAGGCGCGTGCACTCGGCGTCTCGACTTTAAACTTGTCGCAAACCTTGCAAGCTCACTATACGGGAATTCCCGTCGGACAGTTCCGCGAGGACGACAAACTCATCGACATCGTCTGGAGGGCGCAAAAGAACTTGCGCGGCGCCGCCCACGAGTTACCCGATGTGGCAGTGCGAACGGCCAATGGAAAATCTATGCCGCTGGCGCAACTGGTCACATCCGAAACCGTTTTCGAGGATGGCGTCCGATGGCGCCGTAACCGCTTCCCGGCAATTTCAGTTCGGGCCGATGTGGTAGACGGCATGCTGGCGCCCGATGTAGCCGCCCAGATCGTTCCGAAGCTCGAGCCCATCAAAGACAATCTCCCCGCCGGCTATTTCATCGAAACCGGCGCGGCCAAGGAAGACGCCTGGATCGCTCAGAAGTCGATCCTGATCTGGATTCCGCTGGTCGTGATCGCCACGCTTATCCTGCTGATGATGCAGCTACAGAACCTGTCCCGAACGTTCCTGGTGTTCGTCACGGCTCCTTTGGGTGTGATCGGAGCGGCATTCGCCCTGTTGCTGTTCGGCGCTCCCTTCGGTTTCGTAGCCCTGCTCGGCATTATCGCCCTGGCCGGGATGATCATGCGGAACTCGGTGATCCTCGTGGATCAGATCGAGCAGGATGAAAAGGCCGGTCGGGATACCTGGACCGCCATCGTAGAATCGACCGTCCGGCGTTTCCGGCCCATTCTCTTGACTGCAGCGGCAGCTATCCTGGCGATGATTCCGTTGTCGCGCAACGATTTCTTCGGACCGCAGGCTATCGCCATCATGGGCGGACTCACGATCGCGACCATACTGACCGTGTTCTTCCTGCCCGCGTTGTATGCAGCCTGGTTTCGGGTCACACGGAACCATGCTCATGCAGATGCCTCGCCGGCAGGGTCGAATAAACTTGTGTTTCCCAGGGATTCAGTAATGGTTGATGGAGCGATTGCCGTGACGACGCGCTATTCACTACCACTTGTCGTCCTGACGATCGTCATGTTAGTGGGGTGTACACCGACGCGTGTGAGTGATCGGGTACCATTATCGATTCCGACGGATTGGAATCATGCCCCAGGTGTTCAAGACAATTCTAATCAGACCGATCTCAAAGAATGGTGGCGAGGATTTCGCGATCCACTGCTGAACGAGTTGATCATCGAAGCATTAGCCGCTAACCACGATCTTAGAATCGCAACGGCTCGCGTTCGAGAGGCCAACGCGATAGTCACTGTCGCGGAATCAGCACTCTACCCCAGTGTTGATTTCTTTTCCTTTGGCGGCCGGGAAAAGCGAATTGACCGGATCATCGCAGTACCAAATGGCCAGGGAGGAACACAGCTGGTCATACCCACCGTCAATGTCGGCACCGGTGGTCTTGCTGCACGGTGGGAGGTAGATGTTTTTGGTGCCAGGCATCTTGAAGCCGAGGCAACGGGTGCTCAGGCCGCTGGAACCGAAGAAGAACGGCATGGAGTACAAGTGGGATTGGTGGCTCAGGTGGCGACGAACTATCTGGAACTACGCGGCGCACAGGAACGGACTGCGATTCTGCGCGAAAATATCGACATCCAACGGGAAAGGCTCAGAACTTTGCAGGCCTTTTATCGTGCGGGTTTAACGAAAGAAACCGAAGTTTCCCGGCAGGAAGCCTTACTGCATAGCACCGAGAGTGCCCTCCCGGGATTGAACGCAGCAGAAGTCACTCTGATCCATCGCCTCAGCCTGTTGCTGGGCGAATCTCCGGCGAAACTTGAACACCGGCTTGTTGCTGCAGCAGTTCATCCTTCCGACCTGCCGAGTATCCCAAACATGTTGCCTTCAAGCCTCCTACTACAACGGCCTGATCTGCGCCTTGCGCAAACCGAAGTGAGTGCGGCAGCGGCCAGCCTTGGTGCAGCGCGGGCCGATTTGTTCCCGAAGCTGGTGCTGTCGGCGAGCGGCGGAATCGGCGCGCTAGCCGTCGGGGGATATCCGACTCTGGTGGAGGGTGTGTATGCGCTGGGGGCTGGCCTCACGGCTCCGATATTCAATGCGGGACGCATCCGGGCTCACATCGCTGCCGCGGACGCGCGGCTGGATCAAGTCGCGGCGAAGTACGAAAAAACCTTCCTCCTCGCCTTGGAAGACGTGGAAAATGCCTTTGTCGCCCATACCTCGTCGAAGGAGCGCCGCGAACAACTATTGAAGGCCGAAACAGCAGCAGAGAAAACGTATCGATCCTCCGAAGCCTTATATCAGAGGGGAGCGAGTGATTATTTATCCCTGCTGGATGCTCAACGCACCAAACTTTCAATCAACGACGAGCGTGTCAAAGCTGAAACCGCAGTTCGTGTCTCGTTGGTCTCGCTTTCCAGGGCATTTGGTGGCGGTTGGGCCGTGGACGCTCAGTAA
- the hchA gene encoding protein deglycase HchA produces the protein MTNKDAEAGKVPTPDPAEDNAFFPSAYSLEKYTSSKSDLEGADYPSPYREGKWKVLMIASDERYLLMQNGTMFSTGNHPVEMLLPMYHMNKAGFEFDIATLSGNPVKLELWALPKEDEAVQSVYHKYLEKLKSPLKLSDVIENKLGEDSKYIAVFIPGGHGALIGIPHSEDIKHVLEWAMRKDKYVISQCHGPAALLSAALGESKDDFMYKGYKICVFPDSIDKKNPDIGYMPGPMPWFVAEKLKELGVEILNSDITGKTHQDRKLITGDSQFASNNVEKASAQALLKEVGLS, from the coding sequence ATGACAAATAAGGATGCCGAAGCTGGCAAAGTACCCACTCCGGATCCGGCTGAGGATAACGCCTTCTTTCCTTCGGCCTACTCCCTAGAAAAGTACACCTCGTCCAAATCCGATCTGGAAGGGGCGGACTACCCAAGCCCCTATCGCGAGGGGAAATGGAAGGTACTGATGATTGCCTCTGATGAGAGATACCTTCTCATGCAGAACGGCACGATGTTTTCCACAGGAAACCACCCGGTTGAAATGCTGCTTCCGATGTACCATATGAACAAGGCCGGCTTCGAATTCGACATCGCGACTTTGTCGGGCAACCCCGTCAAGCTGGAACTTTGGGCGTTGCCGAAAGAAGACGAAGCTGTCCAGAGCGTATATCACAAGTACTTGGAAAAACTTAAAAGCCCGCTCAAGCTTTCGGATGTTATCGAGAACAAACTTGGAGAAGACTCAAAGTATATAGCTGTCTTCATCCCGGGGGGGCATGGTGCCCTAATTGGAATCCCTCACAGCGAAGACATCAAGCATGTTCTCGAATGGGCGATGAGGAAGGACAAATATGTTATTTCCCAATGCCATGGGCCGGCGGCGTTGCTATCGGCGGCGCTCGGGGAGTCCAAGGATGACTTCATGTATAAGGGCTACAAGATCTGTGTCTTCCCCGATTCCATCGACAAGAAAAATCCCGATATCGGATACATGCCTGGTCCGATGCCATGGTTTGTCGCCGAGAAGCTGAAGGAACTCGGTGTTGAGATCCTCAATAGCGACATCACCGGAAAAACCCACCAAGATAGGAAGCTCATTACCGGTGATAGTCAGTTTGCGTCTAACAATGTTGAAAAAGCAAGTGCTCAGGCTCTTCTGAAAGAGGTTGGGCTGAGCTAG
- a CDS encoding ferritin-like domain-containing protein: MSAIEMVKKLLMGHEEIIQSLRVDLESCGDKFHDSGTNDFLTGLMERHEKMAWMLRAVVE; this comes from the coding sequence TTGAGCGCCATTGAGATGGTCAAGAAGTTATTAATGGGTCATGAAGAGATTATTCAGTCGTTGCGAGTGGATCTTGAAAGTTGTGGCGATAAGTTTCACGACTCCGGTACGAACGATTTTCTCACCGGACTCATGGAGCGACATGAAAAGATGGCCTGGATGCTACGGGCCGTGGTGGAGTGA
- a CDS encoding IS1380 family transposase: MATDCIPQVTFEFYDKLRPVVARFDQTQASTDGGAVLLKALDAQLQLTDRLAGCLVDRRDPDKIRHTVRELLRQRLFGLACGYEDANDAARLAEDPLHKLAVGRDPVTGAALASQPTLSRFENAVGPWTLARMGRTLAVTVIAHHRERLKGHAQRITIDLDPTDDPTHGQQAFTFFNGHYGTWCYLPLVATLTFNDEAEPYLVAIVLRPGNSPATCGAAGLLRTLVRRLRQAFPGAALRVRVDGGFAGNEWLDVLETQRVEYVVGLASNARLVRRAGRLLGEAYGLSKYSGRTEHVYGETRYAARSWAHRRRVIIKAEVVRRPGRDPKCNPRFVVTNLREAPATVYAVYCQRGEMENRLKELHNKLALGRTSCSRFWANQFRVLLTTAAYVLLQDLRRRAQGTACATAQVATLRERLLKLAVWVERSVRRLVLHLPQCASWGDTWRRVAIAVGATPG, translated from the coding sequence ATGGCGACAGATTGTATACCGCAAGTGACGTTCGAATTCTATGACAAACTGCGGCCGGTCGTCGCTCGGTTCGACCAGACCCAGGCCAGCACCGATGGTGGAGCGGTGTTGCTGAAGGCCCTGGATGCCCAGCTCCAGTTGACCGATCGGTTGGCCGGGTGTTTGGTGGACCGCCGGGATCCCGACAAGATTCGACACACGGTGCGGGAGCTGCTGCGCCAACGGCTCTTCGGCCTGGCCTGTGGCTACGAGGATGCGAACGACGCCGCCCGGCTGGCAGAGGATCCGCTGCACAAACTGGCCGTGGGACGAGATCCGGTGACGGGAGCGGCCTTGGCCTCGCAGCCGACCCTGTCGCGCTTTGAGAACGCGGTGGGACCGTGGACCTTGGCGCGGATGGGACGGACCCTGGCGGTGACGGTGATCGCGCACCATCGAGAGCGGCTGAAGGGGCACGCGCAGCGCATCACGATTGATCTGGACCCGACGGATGATCCCACCCATGGGCAGCAGGCATTCACCTTCTTCAATGGGCACTATGGCACGTGGTGCTACTTGCCCTTGGTGGCGACGCTGACCTTCAACGACGAAGCCGAGCCGTATCTGGTCGCGATCGTGCTCCGCCCCGGCAACAGTCCGGCGACGTGCGGCGCCGCTGGTCTGCTGCGCACGCTGGTGCGCCGCCTGCGGCAGGCGTTCCCGGGGGCCGCGCTGCGGGTGCGTGTCGATGGCGGCTTCGCCGGGAACGAGTGGCTCGACGTTTTGGAGACGCAACGGGTCGAGTATGTGGTGGGGCTGGCGAGCAACGCGCGGCTGGTGCGGCGCGCGGGGCGGCTCTTGGGCGAGGCCTATGGCCTGTCCAAGTACAGCGGCCGCACCGAGCACGTCTACGGGGAGACCCGCTATGCGGCCCGGAGTTGGGCGCATCGGCGGCGGGTGATCATCAAGGCTGAAGTCGTGCGGCGGCCCGGGCGGGATCCCAAATGCAATCCCCGTTTCGTCGTGACCAATCTGCGTGAGGCCCCGGCGACGGTCTATGCCGTCTATTGTCAGCGCGGCGAGATGGAGAACCGCCTCAAGGAGTTGCACAACAAGCTGGCGTTGGGGCGGACGAGTTGCTCGCGGTTCTGGGCCAATCAATTTCGGGTCCTGCTCACCACTGCGGCGTACGTGCTGCTCCAAGACTTGCGGCGGCGCGCTCAGGGGACCGCCTGCGCCACGGCGCAGGTCGCCACGTTGCGGGAGCGGCTGCTGAAGCTGGCCGTGTGGGTGGAACGATCCGTTCGCCGACTCGTCTTGCACTTGCCGCAATGCGCCTCCTGGGGCGACACCTGGCGCCGCGTCGCCATCGCGGTCGGCGCTACACCCGGCTAA
- a CDS encoding DUF1566 domain-containing protein — translation MLGSLILAGWGLGNASAETPTPSTDFQSLTQSWDKKLPGTSRFTVLSDFGGAAVRDNETGLVWEQSPETKTVNWLGARFQCTSRKIGGRMGWRLPSVHELASLVDPSVSPGPTLPAGHPFANAQAAHYWSATSFAGKPTHAWNVGFVMGMVHDIKITDSHNVWCVRGGNNADAY, via the coding sequence GTGCTCGGGAGCCTGATTCTCGCGGGTTGGGGCTTAGGAAATGCGTCGGCTGAGACACCAACTCCGTCGACAGATTTTCAGAGCCTGACCCAAAGCTGGGACAAGAAGTTACCCGGCACCTCTCGGTTTACCGTCTTGAGTGATTTCGGCGGGGCAGCGGTGCGGGACAATGAGACAGGACTGGTCTGGGAACAATCGCCGGAGACGAAAACCGTGAATTGGTTGGGTGCACGATTTCAGTGTACGAGCCGAAAGATCGGCGGACGCATGGGTTGGAGACTCCCATCGGTGCACGAACTGGCAAGCCTGGTGGATCCTTCCGTATCACCGGGCCCCACTCTGCCGGCAGGACATCCCTTCGCTAATGCCCAAGCTGCTCACTATTGGTCGGCGACATCGTTCGCTGGTAAACCGACCCACGCATGGAACGTAGGCTTCGTCATGGGCATGGTGCACGACATCAAAATAACGGACAGTCATAATGTCTGGTGCGTGCGTGGAGGGAATAATGCGGATGCGTATTAA
- a CDS encoding NAD(P)-binding domain-containing protein has product MTRSSRSTPSIKAGFKLQVYNRTAEKAAGLVAQGARLVCQPGDAAEPGGIAITVLADDRALVR; this is encoded by the coding sequence GTGACGAGATCGTCAAGATCTACACCAAGTATCAAGGCGGGCTTCAAGCTTCAGGTCTACAATCGTACGGCTGAGAAAGCCGCGGGCTTGGTGGCGCAAGGGGCAAGACTTGTCTGTCAGCCCGGCGACGCGGCCGAGCCCGGCGGAATCGCGATCACCGTGTTGGCGGATGATCGGGCGCTGGTCCGGTGA
- a CDS encoding NAD(P)H-dependent oxidoreductase — MPRSSDKIHIVIINGSVRPGNYTNMASALVLDELKKHPKVSTEVIDPVTLNLPPPGTDPQSKDAKQLQQKVGQATGIILATPEYYGSFSSVMKHVIESLGYPSALTGKPVALLGIAGGTIGAVKSLEHLRSVVSHVGGVVLPMPISIANVRSVFDDEGKCLDAEAEQLIRSVGTNLLTYIEHNVCPRVMLDRLLSEGGKLPPKVVGI, encoded by the coding sequence ATGCCTCGCTCATCCGACAAGATTCACATCGTCATTATCAACGGCAGCGTGCGTCCGGGAAACTACACGAACATGGCATCTGCCCTCGTCCTTGACGAACTGAAGAAGCATCCAAAGGTCTCAACTGAGGTCATTGACCCTGTCACGTTGAATCTGCCACCGCCTGGGACCGACCCACAGTCTAAGGATGCGAAACAGCTCCAACAGAAAGTGGGACAAGCCACGGGGATCATTCTGGCCACGCCTGAGTACTATGGCAGTTTCAGCAGTGTGATGAAGCACGTCATCGAAAGTCTCGGCTATCCGTCCGCCTTGACCGGTAAACCGGTTGCGTTACTAGGTATTGCGGGCGGCACGATCGGTGCCGTGAAATCTTTAGAGCATCTGCGGAGCGTAGTCTCCCATGTCGGAGGGGTCGTGTTGCCGATGCCGATCTCAATCGCGAATGTCCGCAGCGTCTTCGACGACGAGGGCAAATGCCTGGACGCTGAGGCGGAGCAGCTGATCCGCAGCGTCGGCACAAACCTTCTCACCTACATCGAGCACAATGTCTGTCCTCGGGTGATGCTCGATCGACTACTGAGCGAGGGAGGAAAACTACCACCGAAGGTCGTTGGAATTTAG